Proteins from one Cellulosilyticum lentocellum DSM 5427 genomic window:
- a CDS encoding ATP-binding protein: protein MNSSKELKWHELKRLYQPSDFSFLTTDEVKPCETVIGQENALQMIQKALQIEAKGFNLYICGIDSEEKERAIKEELQKVAKQKSIPLAMGYVHNFSNPEEPCLIELKAEVAWQLKDDIQEMIAFIIEELPKKLKTPEIEKKREILVDAFEKYKSEQMMALNELADSHYMLVKTTNEGIYFTPKDEEGKAISKSEYSNLSIEEKEQIQAKLEKLYEAAESINKNIEEEEEKYLQLFKDINQEIVLQEIGRLIKYLQERYGDTPKLISYFNGIAEDLLGHLELISGTEEEEKDSLKEMFPWLGGNGIDKLTKKYVFNLIVSQENINGAPVIVDDEWPHLNLTGRLLFDTELNTVHSDFSQIRAGLLHYANGGYLVLHMQRLVENPNMWISLKRALKTEKIRVEGNEELNIALSNPIRPEATWANVKVVLLGSEELYHMLYEADDDFKKLFKVHAYFESELSSDIETIKKLAGAISYVCRKEHLPKVTIEGILKLVEYGNRQQETITKLPSDIDSLVDILREATLYAQEAIDDKCIQMALKSHNNYSLKIQEKIDEQFKDESYLITTEGERIGQVNGLAVYHVLKYSFGRPIKITVTTYRGKQGIVDIEKQAELSGAIHTKGIHIITGFLGYEFAQDIPLSLSCNICFEQSYGQIDGDSASSAELYGVLSSLAELPIKQSLATTGSINQFGEIQPIGGVNEKIEGFFKVCQQRGLKGNEGVIIPKQNIKDLLLKEEIIEAVHKGEFHIYPISHVWEGMELMTDKEKQEIITLVKNKLKKFNN, encoded by the coding sequence ATGAACAGCAGTAAAGAGCTAAAGTGGCATGAACTAAAACGTTTATACCAACCTTCTGATTTTTCTTTTCTTACAACAGATGAAGTTAAACCTTGTGAGACGGTTATTGGTCAGGAAAATGCCCTGCAGATGATTCAAAAAGCACTTCAGATTGAAGCTAAGGGATTTAATCTTTATATTTGTGGTATAGATAGTGAGGAAAAAGAACGAGCAATTAAAGAGGAGCTTCAAAAAGTAGCTAAGCAAAAAAGTATCCCTCTTGCTATGGGGTATGTTCATAATTTTTCTAATCCAGAGGAGCCTTGTTTAATTGAACTCAAAGCTGAGGTAGCATGGCAATTAAAAGATGATATACAAGAAATGATAGCTTTTATTATCGAAGAACTACCTAAAAAGCTTAAAACTCCTGAAATTGAGAAAAAAAGAGAAATTTTAGTAGATGCATTTGAAAAGTATAAAAGTGAGCAAATGATGGCATTGAATGAACTAGCTGATAGCCATTATATGTTGGTAAAGACTACTAATGAAGGGATCTATTTTACGCCTAAAGATGAAGAAGGAAAGGCTATTTCAAAAAGTGAGTATAGTAATTTATCGATAGAAGAAAAAGAACAAATTCAAGCTAAACTAGAAAAACTTTATGAAGCGGCTGAATCTATCAATAAGAATATTGAAGAAGAAGAAGAAAAATATCTGCAACTTTTTAAAGATATTAATCAAGAAATTGTATTACAAGAGATAGGAAGATTAATTAAATATTTACAAGAGAGGTATGGGGATACTCCAAAGCTCATAAGTTATTTTAATGGAATTGCCGAAGACTTACTAGGACATCTGGAATTAATAAGTGGTACAGAGGAAGAAGAGAAAGATAGCCTTAAAGAAATGTTTCCTTGGCTGGGGGGGAATGGGATAGATAAATTAACAAAGAAGTATGTGTTTAACCTAATTGTCTCTCAAGAGAATATAAATGGTGCTCCTGTAATTGTAGATGATGAGTGGCCACACCTTAACCTAACAGGACGCTTGCTATTTGATACAGAGCTTAACACAGTTCATAGTGATTTTTCGCAAATAAGAGCAGGTCTACTTCACTATGCTAACGGAGGTTATTTAGTTTTGCATATGCAAAGGTTAGTTGAGAATCCTAACATGTGGATTAGCTTAAAAAGAGCATTAAAAACAGAGAAGATACGTGTGGAAGGAAATGAAGAGTTAAATATTGCATTATCCAATCCTATAAGACCTGAGGCTACCTGGGCTAATGTTAAGGTTGTTTTATTAGGAAGTGAAGAACTTTATCATATGCTATATGAGGCGGATGATGATTTTAAAAAGTTGTTTAAAGTGCATGCTTATTTTGAATCAGAATTATCTAGTGATATAGAAACTATTAAAAAATTAGCAGGCGCCATTAGCTATGTATGTAGAAAAGAACACTTACCAAAAGTAACGATTGAAGGAATACTCAAACTTGTAGAATATGGAAATAGACAGCAGGAAACTATAACTAAGTTACCAAGTGACATTGATAGTTTAGTGGATATCTTAAGAGAGGCAACCCTATATGCGCAAGAAGCTATTGATGATAAGTGTATACAAATGGCACTAAAAAGTCACAATAATTATTCTCTAAAAATACAAGAAAAAATAGATGAACAATTTAAAGATGAGTCGTATTTAATTACTACAGAAGGAGAACGAATAGGTCAAGTCAATGGTTTGGCAGTTTATCATGTACTAAAATATAGCTTTGGGAGGCCGATCAAGATTACAGTAACCACTTATAGAGGAAAGCAAGGTATTGTAGATATAGAAAAGCAAGCTGAATTAAGTGGTGCTATTCATACCAAAGGCATTCATATTATAACAGGTTTTTTGGGGTATGAATTTGCTCAAGATATTCCCCTATCTTTAAGTTGTAATATTTGCTTTGAGCAGAGTTATGGACAGATAGATGGCGATAGTGCATCAAGTGCGGAATTATATGGTGTATTATCAAGTTTAGCAGAACTTCCTATTAAGCAAAGTTTAGCAACTACAGGTTCTATTAATCAATTTGGAGAGATACAGCCTATTGGTGGCGTTAATGAAAAAATAGAGGGATTTTTTAAGGTGTGTCAGCAAAGAGGCCTAAAGGGAAATGAGGGAGTCATTATTCCAAAACAAAATATTAAGGATTTACTATTAAAAGAAGAAATTATAGAAGCTGTTCACAAAGGAGAATTTCATATTTATCCCATTAGCCATGTGTGGGAGGGAATGGAACTAATGACTGATAAAGAGAAGCAAGAAATTATTACTTTAGTAAAAAATAAATTAAAAAAATTTAATAATTAA
- a CDS encoding GGDEF domain-containing phosphodiesterase, which yields MGQTQEVNKAVLAKILEKVIGEIEDWVIIGDKYGKIIYANQTVYLACNSDKDKVLGDDMCMFVGVDLSDDVTLQHIQNFIYNGERFEFVTNRFVKGNKRIYLANTLTTIWDEKGLEYYVCLSKDITNTEQLKEEVYKANYFDPLTHYPNQKVFIESTLKQVKKSKSNHTQFAVIIIDIKGVGEINNVYGMNIGDRIIKEVGKRIKEHLNNHQEIFKYSGNSFAIIQQEISSEQQVAEFLQLLQVAMEEPIKIHNSSMYVEFRAGVSLYTDSSLLGYQVIEQAQIALAKAKKELGYTTYTFYTKGIQEEVKNSFFFEKELQLAVQNDEFIVYYQPFVELASENLVGMEALLRRKKRNGEIVSPASFIGALEKMNLIEKVGMKVLDKVCHQLKEWIERGYNVVPVSVNLSALQFKNPHLAKNIKKVLESYGIPPRYIVLEITETMVMEDIGIAQLIIEELKNYGFAISIDDFGTGYASIGYLKKFMFDHLKIDISFIREIVENAEDRAIVEAIIAIAKTFNLHTIAEGIESEEQLYVMSTLGCEMGQGFFWDRPITAQQIENKYLKVCL from the coding sequence ATGGGGCAGACACAAGAAGTTAATAAAGCTGTTTTAGCAAAAATATTAGAAAAAGTTATTGGAGAAATTGAAGATTGGGTTATTATTGGAGATAAATATGGTAAGATTATTTATGCCAATCAAACGGTCTATTTGGCATGCAATAGTGATAAGGATAAAGTATTAGGTGATGATATGTGTATGTTTGTAGGTGTAGATTTATCCGACGATGTAACTTTACAACATATACAAAACTTTATATATAACGGGGAACGCTTCGAGTTTGTCACCAATCGATTCGTAAAAGGAAATAAACGGATCTATCTCGCAAATACCTTAACGACTATTTGGGATGAAAAGGGACTAGAATATTATGTTTGTTTATCAAAAGACATTACTAATACAGAGCAGTTAAAGGAAGAGGTATATAAGGCAAATTATTTTGACCCCTTAACACATTATCCTAATCAAAAAGTTTTTATTGAAAGTACGTTGAAACAAGTGAAAAAGTCAAAAAGTAATCATACACAATTCGCAGTTATCATTATTGACATTAAAGGGGTAGGCGAAATTAATAATGTATATGGGATGAATATTGGTGATCGCATTATAAAAGAGGTAGGAAAACGTATTAAAGAACATCTTAATAATCATCAAGAAATCTTTAAATATAGTGGTAATAGCTTTGCCATTATCCAACAAGAGATTAGCAGTGAGCAGCAAGTGGCGGAATTTCTTCAACTATTACAAGTAGCTATGGAAGAGCCTATCAAGATTCATAACAGCTCCATGTACGTTGAATTTAGAGCAGGAGTATCTCTTTATACAGATAGTTCACTATTAGGTTATCAAGTTATTGAACAAGCACAAATTGCTTTAGCTAAAGCTAAAAAGGAATTAGGTTATACAACATATACCTTTTATACAAAAGGAATACAGGAAGAAGTAAAGAACAGCTTTTTCTTTGAAAAGGAACTTCAATTAGCAGTACAAAATGATGAGTTTATAGTTTATTATCAGCCTTTTGTAGAATTAGCTAGTGAAAACTTAGTAGGTATGGAGGCACTGCTTAGAAGAAAAAAAAGAAATGGGGAGATCGTTTCTCCAGCTAGCTTTATCGGTGCTTTAGAGAAGATGAACTTGATTGAAAAAGTAGGGATGAAAGTATTAGATAAAGTATGTCATCAGTTAAAGGAATGGATTGAACGCGGCTATAATGTTGTTCCCGTATCTGTTAATTTATCAGCGCTACAATTTAAAAATCCTCATTTAGCTAAAAATATTAAAAAGGTTTTAGAAAGCTATGGTATTCCACCACGATATATTGTATTAGAAATTACAGAGACGATGGTTATGGAGGATATTGGGATTGCTCAATTGATTATTGAAGAACTTAAAAACTATGGGTTCGCTATTTCTATTGATGATTTTGGCACAGGATATGCTTCGATTGGATATTTAAAAAAGTTTATGTTTGACCATTTAAAAATTGATATTTCTTTTATTAGAGAAATAGTAGAAAATGCCGAGGATAGAGCAATTGTAGAAGCTATTATTGCGATTGCCAAGACCTTTAATTTACATACCATAGCAGAGGGGATTGAAAGTGAAGAACAACTTTATGTAATGAGTACTTTAGGTTGTGAGATGGGTCAAGGGTTCTTCTGGGATCGTCCTATTACAGCGCAGCAAATAGAAAACAAGTATCTAAAAGTTTGCTTATAG
- the rho gene encoding transcription termination factor Rho, which yields MSDWEEMTLVQLRTKAKELGMKNINKMRKSELVASLNNNNSSFVEPEEVIVEEIIEEQIIPTEETEETMLTQDNNEVTHLSKSDRMTGAGILEIMADGYGFLRSQNFMRGENDIYVSISQIRRFNLKTGDWIEGDMRKPKEGEKAGALLYVHKVNGDRPEKAKYRPNFETLTPVFPKERLQLEVESDILSTRIIDLMAPIGKGQRGLIVAPPKAGKTVLLKQIANAITYNHTDVSLIVLLIDERPEEVTDIRRSIQGKDVEVIASTFDEPPEHHKQVMEMVLERAKRMVEQGKDLVILLDSITRMARAYNLTIPPSGRTLSGGLDPAALHMPKKFFGAARKIENGGSLTILGTALVETGSKMDDVIFEEFKGTGNMELVLDRSLSERRIFPAIDIYKSGTRRDDLLLTSDEMNVVYNIRKDLSRNHTSEVMENLINSMLRYTSNKEFVERMKKST from the coding sequence ATGAGTGATTGGGAAGAAATGACCTTAGTTCAGCTTCGAACAAAGGCTAAGGAGCTAGGCATGAAAAATATAAATAAAATGCGCAAAAGTGAGTTAGTGGCTAGCTTAAATAATAATAACTCCTCTTTTGTTGAGCCAGAAGAAGTGATCGTCGAAGAGATTATAGAAGAGCAGATAATACCCACAGAAGAAACAGAAGAAACCATGCTGACTCAAGATAACAATGAGGTTACCCACTTATCAAAAAGTGATCGTATGACAGGAGCAGGTATTTTGGAGATCATGGCAGATGGCTATGGCTTCTTAAGATCTCAAAACTTTATGCGCGGTGAAAATGATATTTATGTTTCAATTTCTCAAATCAGGCGTTTTAATTTAAAAACGGGTGATTGGATAGAAGGAGATATGAGAAAGCCTAAAGAAGGCGAGAAAGCAGGGGCTTTATTGTATGTGCATAAAGTGAATGGAGACAGGCCTGAAAAGGCTAAGTATCGCCCTAACTTTGAAACACTTACACCTGTATTTCCTAAAGAGAGACTTCAATTAGAAGTAGAGTCAGATATTCTATCTACACGTATTATTGATTTAATGGCACCTATAGGAAAAGGGCAAAGAGGGCTTATAGTAGCACCACCTAAAGCAGGTAAAACCGTTTTGCTTAAGCAAATCGCTAATGCGATTACCTACAATCATACAGATGTATCCTTGATTGTACTCCTGATAGATGAGAGGCCGGAAGAGGTAACGGATATTAGGCGTTCTATTCAAGGAAAAGATGTAGAAGTAATTGCGTCTACCTTTGATGAACCACCAGAGCATCATAAACAAGTTATGGAAATGGTATTAGAACGTGCTAAAAGAATGGTGGAGCAAGGAAAAGATTTAGTCATTTTATTAGATAGTATTACACGTATGGCAAGAGCTTATAATTTAACCATTCCACCAAGTGGAAGAACACTTTCAGGTGGACTTGATCCTGCAGCGCTTCATATGCCAAAAAAATTCTTTGGGGCAGCTAGAAAGATTGAAAATGGTGGTAGCTTAACGATTTTGGGCACAGCTTTAGTGGAAACAGGAAGTAAAATGGATGATGTCATTTTCGAAGAGTTTAAAGGAACAGGTAATATGGAACTCGTACTAGATCGTTCTTTATCAGAAAGACGTATTTTTCCTGCTATTGATATCTACAAATCAGGAACACGCCGTGATGATTTACTTTTAACATCTGATGAAATGAATGTGGTTTATAATATTCGTAAAGATTTAAGTCGTAATCATACATCAGAGGTAATGGAGAATCTTATTAATTCTATGCTACGTTATACAAGTAACAAAGAATTTGTAGAACGCATGAAAAAAAGTACGTAA
- the rpmE gene encoding 50S ribosomal protein L31, with protein MNKEIQPKYEAVTVTCNGCGTVIETRSTKESINVEVCSKCHPFYTGKQRAAAAKGRIDKFNKKFGM; from the coding sequence GTGAATAAAGAAATCCAACCAAAATATGAAGCAGTAACTGTTACTTGCAACGGTTGTGGGACTGTTATTGAAACACGTTCAACAAAAGAATCTATCAACGTTGAAGTATGTTCAAAATGTCATCCATTCTATACAGGTAAACAAAGAGCAGCAGCAGCTAAAGGTAGAATTGATAAATTCAACAAAAAATTCGGTATGTAA
- a CDS encoding DUF1385 domain-containing protein, translating into MAKVNIGGQAVLEGVMMKGKSYYAVAVRKADGDIVVDSKKSTSIMERVKIFKWPLLRGVAVFIESLILGVKTLNYSAELYGDEEVEETPSKFEIWLSNKLGEKGEKIIMALVMVLSFALSIGLFMVLPMLLSALLKRFIDISLVVQNLIEGAIRITLFLGYMKLVSKMRDIRRTFEYHGAEHKCINCLEQDKELNVENVKGCTRLHKSCGTSFLFVVMIVSILVYSVFTTESVWIRTVIRVGMLPVIAGISYEFIRWARLKPENKLANLLSKPGMWLQREFTTAEPDDKQIEVAIAAIEGVFKHEPM; encoded by the coding sequence ATGGCGAAAGTAAATATTGGTGGTCAAGCTGTATTAGAAGGCGTTATGATGAAAGGAAAAAGCTATTATGCAGTAGCTGTAAGAAAAGCCGACGGTGACATTGTTGTAGATTCTAAAAAATCAACAAGCATTATGGAACGTGTAAAGATTTTTAAATGGCCTCTTTTAAGAGGGGTAGCAGTTTTTATAGAATCCCTTATTTTAGGAGTAAAAACCCTGAACTATTCAGCAGAACTTTATGGTGATGAAGAAGTTGAGGAGACTCCTAGTAAGTTTGAAATATGGTTATCCAATAAATTAGGTGAAAAAGGTGAGAAAATCATCATGGCACTTGTGATGGTGCTTTCTTTTGCACTATCTATTGGATTATTTATGGTATTACCTATGCTTTTAAGTGCATTACTTAAGCGTTTTATTGATATTAGCTTAGTGGTACAAAACTTAATTGAAGGTGCCATTCGTATTACATTATTTTTAGGGTATATGAAACTTGTTAGCAAAATGAGAGATATTAGACGTACCTTTGAATATCATGGAGCAGAGCATAAATGCATTAACTGCTTAGAACAAGATAAAGAACTTAATGTGGAAAATGTAAAAGGTTGTACAAGACTACATAAAAGCTGTGGAACCAGCTTTCTTTTTGTAGTAATGATTGTGAGTATTCTCGTGTATAGTGTTTTTACAACAGAAAGTGTATGGATAAGAACCGTTATTCGTGTTGGCATGTTGCCTGTTATTGCAGGTATTTCTTATGAATTTATTAGATGGGCTAGATTAAAGCCTGAAAATAAATTGGCTAATTTACTAAGTAAGCCAGGTATGTGGCTTCAAAGAGAGTTTACAACAGCTGAACCAGATGATAAACAAATTGAAGTAGCTATTGCAGCTATAGAAGGAGTTTTTAAACATGAGCCTATGTAA
- the prmC gene encoding peptide chain release factor N(5)-glutamine methyltransferase: MSLCNPQSIFEWMKWGEEILDEKGRPDSAIDAKLLMKYVLAFNETQLLLERQKRLDEGMQQIYKSLIEKRSSGIPLQQLTGTQEFMGLEFQVNEHVLIPRQDTETLIEELLEQNKNFSFKRGIDIGTGSGCISITLAYYIKELTMCAIDISEEALKVARHNIQKHDLEKRIYTLKSDVLENYAEEEKVDLIVSNPPYISKEEVETLMIEVIGHEPREALTDEGDGLSFYKRISKAAKSYLKKGGVIAYEIGYNQGKAVTTILKEEGYSDVKLLPDLSGNDRVITARWFMN; encoded by the coding sequence ATGAGCCTATGTAACCCACAATCTATTTTTGAATGGATGAAGTGGGGCGAGGAAATTCTAGATGAAAAAGGTAGGCCAGATAGTGCTATAGATGCAAAGCTTTTAATGAAATATGTTCTGGCTTTTAATGAAACACAGCTGTTACTAGAAAGGCAAAAGAGGTTAGATGAGGGAATGCAGCAGATTTATAAATCACTTATTGAAAAGCGTAGTAGTGGCATTCCACTTCAACAACTTACTGGTACTCAAGAATTTATGGGATTAGAATTTCAGGTCAATGAGCATGTACTTATTCCTAGACAAGATACTGAGACTTTGATAGAAGAATTATTAGAGCAAAATAAGAATTTTTCTTTTAAGAGAGGAATAGATATAGGTACAGGAAGCGGGTGTATTAGCATAACACTAGCTTATTATATTAAAGAACTAACCATGTGTGCTATTGATATTTCAGAAGAAGCATTAAAGGTAGCCAGACATAATATTCAAAAGCATGATTTAGAAAAGCGTATATATACTTTAAAGAGTGACGTCTTAGAGAATTATGCCGAAGAAGAAAAGGTAGATTTAATTGTCTCTAATCCACCCTATATCTCAAAGGAAGAGGTAGAGACATTAATGATAGAAGTCATAGGTCATGAACCACGTGAGGCTTTAACAGATGAGGGTGATGGTTTGAGTTTTTATAAACGCATATCAAAAGCAGCTAAAAGCTATTTAAAAAAGGGTGGCGTTATTGCTTATGAAATAGGATATAATCAAGGTAAAGCGGTAACAACTATACTCAAAGAAGAAGGTTATAGCGATGTTAAACTCTTACCAGATTTGTCTGGTAATGACCGGGTCATTACAGCAAGATGGTTTATGAATTAA
- the prfA gene encoding peptide chain release factor 1, producing the protein MFDQLQELVDKYHIIGDQISQPEVIADQERWQKLMKEHSDLKEIVEKYEEYKATLEAIDEALMMLDDNLDDDFRELVKEELAENKKRVEPLENEIKLLLLPKDPNDDKNVIMEIRGGAGGDEAALFAAELYRMYCYYAESHRWKTELMSLNENGIGGFKEVIFMVKGQGAYSKLKYESGVHRVQRIPATESGGRIHTSTVTVAVMPEAEELDVQLDMNDVRIDVCRASGNGGQCVNTTDSAVRALHVPTGLMVYCQDEKSQLKNKEKALKILRTRLFDLEQAKAHAEMAAEKKSLVGTGDRSERIRTYNFPQGRVTDHRVGLTLHKLEQVLDGDLEEIISTLTTVDQTDKLKAVTNE; encoded by the coding sequence ATGTTTGATCAATTACAAGAATTAGTAGATAAATATCACATCATCGGAGACCAGATTAGTCAACCAGAAGTTATTGCAGATCAAGAGAGATGGCAAAAGCTTATGAAAGAGCATAGTGATTTAAAAGAAATCGTTGAGAAATATGAAGAATATAAAGCAACTTTAGAAGCAATTGATGAAGCACTCATGATGCTAGATGATAACTTAGATGATGATTTTAGAGAACTTGTTAAAGAGGAGCTTGCAGAAAACAAAAAACGTGTAGAGCCTCTTGAAAATGAAATTAAGCTTTTACTTTTACCAAAGGATCCTAATGATGACAAAAATGTCATTATGGAAATCCGTGGTGGTGCTGGTGGTGATGAAGCAGCGCTATTTGCAGCAGAGTTGTATCGTATGTATTGCTATTATGCAGAAAGCCATCGTTGGAAGACAGAACTTATGTCTTTAAATGAAAATGGAATTGGTGGTTTTAAAGAAGTTATTTTCATGGTTAAAGGGCAAGGTGCTTATTCTAAACTAAAATACGAAAGTGGTGTACATCGTGTCCAACGTATCCCTGCAACTGAATCAGGTGGACGTATTCATACTTCAACAGTAACTGTAGCTGTTATGCCAGAAGCAGAAGAACTAGATGTACAATTAGATATGAATGATGTACGTATTGATGTATGTAGAGCTTCAGGAAATGGTGGACAATGCGTTAATACTACAGACTCAGCTGTACGTGCACTTCACGTACCAACAGGACTTATGGTTTACTGCCAAGATGAAAAATCTCAGCTTAAGAATAAAGAAAAAGCACTTAAAATTCTTCGTACAAGACTTTTCGACTTAGAGCAAGCTAAAGCGCATGCTGAAATGGCGGCAGAGAAGAAAAGCTTAGTGGGCACAGGAGACCGTAGTGAACGTATTAGAACGTATAACTTCCCACAAGGACGTGTAACAGACCACCGTGTAGGTTTGACACTTCATAAATTAGAGCAAGTTCTAGATGGTGACTTAGAAGAAATTATCTCTACTTTAACAACAGTAGACCAAACAGATAAATTAAAAGCAGTTACAAATGAATAA